The Stigmatopora argus isolate UIUO_Sarg chromosome 23, RoL_Sarg_1.0, whole genome shotgun sequence genome contains a region encoding:
- the dgki gene encoding diacylglycerol kinase iota isoform X3: MEPRTSTAEDRVGSEPRTLAATATVEEQPRIVPCGGTAAELGADGGGGESESGAGSEDTSAGCCSDTLGSLPDVEHESLEDKLRGLAFKKQTSYRKAISRSGLQHLGPPASWPASNGAGQDPRGVTDWTENAVNGDHLWMETSCSGELCYLGEDACLLKATSALRRKCAACKIVVHASCVEQLEKINFRCKPTFREGGSRCLRDQNLLRHHWVHRRRQEGKCKQCGKGFQQKFFHSKDIIAISCSWCKQAFHNKVTCFMLHQIEEPCALGAHAAVIVPPSWIVKVRRPQSSLKNSGRRKKRTSFKRRTSKKGPDDSKWRPFVLKPLPSPLMKPILVFVNPKSGGNQGAKVLQMFMWILNPRQVFDLSKGGLREALDLYRKVPNLRILACGGDGTVGWILSTLDELQMNPRPPVAVLPLGTGNDLARTLNWGGGYADEPVSKVLGHVEDGSVVQLDRWNLQVEKKGAETLPEDGTQTLPLNVFNNYFSLGFDAHVTLEFHESREANPEKFNSRFRNKMFYAGAAFSDFLQRSSRDLSKHVRVVVSQKSIRPARRPVLGSEGSRLGRRPIRFCPSGRWSAARSARSKWTGAKTGTPITFCFSTCYLPGAGGGRQCDGTDLTPKIQELKLQCIVFLNIPRYCAGTVPWGNTGDHRDFEPQRHDDGRIEVIGFTVASLAALQVGGHGERLHQCREALLTTFKTVPVQVDGEPCRLAPSTLRISLRNQANMVQKSKRRTSVPLLNDIQKVCTADLRRLSAPPDSFSVPRAVPERLRLRVNRVGLREYERLQYDKERLRDISLPVGIVVVRGDCDLETCRLYIERLQEDLHQAPSFGQRVHYQDESRGLRGSGSGAGLSPSWSFLDSTSADRFYRIDKAQEHLHFVTEICQDEVFILDHQSPLPSSGGMPDLVAEPNAGGPPTAEEQALLTAAGSGDFSTLSECVRGGVSLLARDAAGCSALHRASQKGHAQLVVFILQQGSKVLLDLPDREKGDTALHKAASEKRHAVCRLLVEAGASLGKTNFQGKTPAEQAEGDSELTSYLSGQNHAPAPREDLETAV; the protein is encoded by the exons ATGGAGCCCCGGACGTCGACGGCTGAAGACCGCGTCGGCTCGGAGCCTCGAACGTTGGCGGCAACGGCGACGGTGGAGGAGCAGCCCCGGATTGTGCCGTGCGGGGGCACCGCCGCCGAACTCGGAGCcgacggcggcggtggcgagTCCGAATCCGGCGCAGGCTCCGAGGACACCTCGGCGGGATGCTGCAGCGACACGCTCGGCAGCCTGCCAGACGTGGAGCACGAGAGCCTGGAGGACAAGTTGAGGGGGCTGGCCTTCAAGAAGCAGACGTCCTATCG GAAAGCCATCTCGCGTTCGGGCCTGCAGCACTTGGGACCGCCCGCCTCGTGGCCGGCCTCCAACGGAGCCGGCCAGGACCCCCGCGGCGTGACGGACTGGACG GAGAACGCCGTCAACGGCGACCACCTGTGGATGGAGACCAGCTGCTCGGGCGAGCTCTGCTACTTGGGGGAGGACGCCTGCCTGCTCAAGGCCACG TCGGCGCTCCGGAGGAAGTGCGCCGCCTGCAAGATCGTGGTTCACGCCAGCTGCGTGGAGCAGTTGGAAAAG ATCAACTTCAGGTGCAAGCCCACGTTCAGAGAGGGAGGCTCGCGTTGCCTCAGAGAC CAGAACCTGCTGAGGCATCACTGGGTACACCGGCGCAGACAGGAGGGCAAATGCAAACAGTGCGGAAAG GGATTCCAGCAAAAGTTTTTCCACAGCAAAGACATCATCGCCATTAGCTGTTCCTGGTGCAAACAGGCA TTCCACAACAAGGTGACGTGCTTCATGCTCCACCAGATCGAAGAGCCGTGCGCGCTGGGGGCGCACGCCGCCGTCATCGTGCCTCCGTCGTGGATCGTCAAAGTCAGGAGACCGcag AGCTCGCTCAAGAACTCGGGCAGGAGGAAAAAACGCACGTCTTTCAAGCGCAGGACGAGCAAGAAGGGGCCGGAC GACTCCAAATGGCGCCCGTTCGTGCTGAAGCCCCTCCCCTCGCCGCTCATGAAGCCCATCCTGGTCTTTGTCAACCCCAAGAGCGGAGGCAACCAG GGCGCCAAGGTTCTCCAGATGTTCATGTGGATCCTGAACCCGCGGCAAGTCTTTGACCTGTCGAAGGGCGGTCTCCGAGAGGC CTTGGACTTGTATCGGAAAGTGCCAAACTTGCGCATCCTGGCCTGCGGCGGGGACGGAACG GTGGGCTGGATCCTGTCCACGCTGGACGAGCTGCAGATGAACCCCCGGCCTCCGGTGGCCGTCCTTCCTCTGGGAACGGGAAATGACCTGGCCAGGACGCTAAACTGGGGCGGG GGCTACGCGGACGAACCCGTGTCCAAAGTGCTGGGCCACGTGGAGGACGGATCGGTGGTGCAGCTGGACAGGTGGAACCTGCAGGTGGAGAAGAAGGGCGCGGAGACGCTCCCCGAGGACGGCACGCAAACG CTCCCGCTCAACGTCTTCAACAACTACTTCAGTCTGGGCTTCGACGCTCACGTCACGCTGGAGTTCCACGAGTCCAGAG AGGCCAACCCCGAAAAGTTTAACAGTCGCTTCCGTAACAAGATGTTCTATGCAGGA GCCGCCTTCTCCGATTTCCTCCAGAGGAGCTCCAGGGACTTGTCCAAGCACGTCCGAGTGGTGGTGAGCCAAAAGAGCATCAGGCCCGCCCGCCGGCCCGTTTTGGGATCGGAGGGCTCTCGCCTCGGTCGGCGTCCCATCCGTTTTTGCCCGAGCGGTCGGTGGTCAGCCGCCAGGTCCGCCCGGTCAAAATGGACGGGAGCCAAAACGGGAACGCCGATAACCTTTTGCTTTTCTACCTGCTATCTCCCGGGCGCGGGCGGCGGGCGGCAGTGCGACGGCACCGACCTGACTCCAAAAATCCAGGAGTTGAAATTACAGTGCATCGTGTTTCTCAACATTCCCAG GTACTGCGCGGGCACCGTGCCGTGGGGGAACACCGGCGACCACCGCGACTTTGAGCCGCAGCGACACGACGACGGGCGCATCGAGGTCATCGGCTTCACCGTGGCCTCGCTG GCGGCGCTGCAGGTGGGAGGCCACGGCGAGCGGCTGCACCAGTGCCGCGAGGCGCTCCTCACCACCTTCAAGACGGTGCCCGTTCAG GTGGACGGCGAGCCCTGCCGATTGGCGCCCTCCACGCTGCGCATCTCGCTACGCAACCAGGCCAACATGGTCCAGAAGAGCAAGCGGCGCACCTCGGTGCCCCTCCTCAACGA TATTCAGAAGGTGTGTACAGCTGATCTGCGCCGCCTCTCCGCTCCCCCCGACTCCTTCTCCGT CCCTCGCGCCGTCCCGGAGCGTCTGCGGCTGCGCGTCAACCGCGTGGGCCTGCGCGAGTACGAGCGCCTGCAGTATGACAAGGAGCGGCTGAGGGACATTT CGCTCCCCGTGGGCATCGTGGTGGTGAGAGGCGACTGCGACCTGGAGACCTGCAGACTCTACATTGAGCGACTGCAAGAG GATTTGCACCAAGCGCCCTCCTTCGGTCAGCGAGTGCACTACCAG GACGAGAGCCGGGGCCTGCGCGGGAGCGGCTCGGGCGCCGGACTTTCTCCCAGCTGGAGCTTCTTGGACT CCACGTCGGCCGATCGCTTCTATCGCATCGACAAGGCTCAG GAGCACCTCCATTTCGTGACGGAGATTTGCCAGGACGAGGTCTTCATCCTGGACCACCAGAGCCCCCTGCCGTCCTCGGGCGGCATGCCCGACCTGGTGGCGGAGCCCAACGCCGG tGGCCCCCCGACCGCCGAGGAACAAG CTCTGCTGACGGCCGCCGGCTCGGGGGATTTCTCCACG CTGTCGGAGTGCGTGCGGGGCGGCGTCAGCCTGCTGGCGCGAGACGCCGCCGGCTGCTCGGCCTTACACAGAGCCTCGCAGAAAGGACACGCCCAGCTGGTGGTCTTCATCCTGCAGCAAG GATCCAAAGTGCTTCTGGACTTGCCCGACAGAGAAAA GGGGGACACGGCCTTGCACAAAGCCGCCTCGGAGAAGCGGCACGCCGTGTGCCGGCTGCTGGTGGAGGCGGGCGCGTCGCTTGGGAAGACCAACTTTCAG GGCAAGACGCCGGCGGAGCAAGCGGAGGGAGATTCGGAGTTGACCTCCTACCTGAGCGGCCAAAACCACGCTCCGGCACCCCGCGAGGACTTGGAGACGGCGGTCTGA
- the dgki gene encoding diacylglycerol kinase iota isoform X12 encodes MEPRTSTAEDRVGSEPRTLAATATVEEQPRIVPCGGTAAELGADGGGGESESGAGSEDTSAGCCSDTLGSLPDVEHESLEDKLRGLAFKKQTSYRKAISRSGLQHLGPPASWPASNGAGQDPRGVTDWTENAVNGDHLWMETSCSGELCYLGEDACLLKATPFASVSVSFSPKKSALRRKCAACKIVVHASCVEQLEKINFRCKPTFREGGSRCLRDQNLLRHHWVHRRRQEGKCKQCGKGFQQKFFHSKDIIAISCSWCKQAFHNKVTCFMLHQIEEPCALGAHAAVIVPPSWIVKVRRPQSSLKNSGRRKKRTSFKRRTSKKGPDDSKWRPFVLKPLPSPLMKPILVFVNPKSGGNQGAKVLQMFMWILNPRQVFDLSKGGLREALDLYRKVPNLRILACGGDGTVGWILSTLDELQMNPRPPVAVLPLGTGNDLARTLNWGGGYADEPVSKVLGHVEDGSVVQLDRWNLQVEKKGAETLPEDGTQTLPLNVFNNYFSLGFDAHVTLEFHESREANPEKFNSRFRNKMFYAGAAFSDFLQRSSRDLSKHVRVVVSQKSIRPARRPVLGSEGSRLGRRPIRFCPSGRWSAARSARSKWTGAKTGTPITFCFSTCYLPGAGGGRQCDGTDLTPKIQELKLQCIVFLNIPRYCAGTVPWGNTGDHRDFEPQRHDDGRIEVIGFTVASLAALQVGGHGERLHQCREALLTTFKTVPVQVDGEPCRLAPSTLRISLRNQANMVQKSKRRTSVPLLNDIQKVCTADLRRLSAPPDSFSVPRAVPERLRLRVNRVGLREYERLQYDKERLRDISLPVGIVVVRGDCDLETCRLYIERLQEDLHQAPSFGQRVHYQDESRGLRGSGSGAGLSPSWSFLDSTSADRFYRIDKAQEHLHFVTEICQDEVFILDHQSPLPSSGGMPDLVAEPNAGGPPTAEEQALLTAAGSGDFSTLSECVRGGVSLLARDAAGCSALHRASQKGHAQLVVFILQQGSKVLLDLPDREKGDTALHKAASEKRHAVCRLLVEAGASLGKTNFQGKTPAEQAEGDSELTSYLSGQNHAPAPREDLETAV; translated from the exons ATGGAGCCCCGGACGTCGACGGCTGAAGACCGCGTCGGCTCGGAGCCTCGAACGTTGGCGGCAACGGCGACGGTGGAGGAGCAGCCCCGGATTGTGCCGTGCGGGGGCACCGCCGCCGAACTCGGAGCcgacggcggcggtggcgagTCCGAATCCGGCGCAGGCTCCGAGGACACCTCGGCGGGATGCTGCAGCGACACGCTCGGCAGCCTGCCAGACGTGGAGCACGAGAGCCTGGAGGACAAGTTGAGGGGGCTGGCCTTCAAGAAGCAGACGTCCTATCG GAAAGCCATCTCGCGTTCGGGCCTGCAGCACTTGGGACCGCCCGCCTCGTGGCCGGCCTCCAACGGAGCCGGCCAGGACCCCCGCGGCGTGACGGACTGGACG GAGAACGCCGTCAACGGCGACCACCTGTGGATGGAGACCAGCTGCTCGGGCGAGCTCTGCTACTTGGGGGAGGACGCCTGCCTGCTCAAGGCCACG CCTTTCGCATCCGTCTCCGTGTCTTTCTCCCCGAAGAAGTCGGCGCTCCGGAGGAAGTGCGCCGCCTGCAAGATCGTGGTTCACGCCAGCTGCGTGGAGCAGTTGGAAAAG ATCAACTTCAGGTGCAAGCCCACGTTCAGAGAGGGAGGCTCGCGTTGCCTCAGAGAC CAGAACCTGCTGAGGCATCACTGGGTACACCGGCGCAGACAGGAGGGCAAATGCAAACAGTGCGGAAAG GGATTCCAGCAAAAGTTTTTCCACAGCAAAGACATCATCGCCATTAGCTGTTCCTGGTGCAAACAGGCA TTCCACAACAAGGTGACGTGCTTCATGCTCCACCAGATCGAAGAGCCGTGCGCGCTGGGGGCGCACGCCGCCGTCATCGTGCCTCCGTCGTGGATCGTCAAAGTCAGGAGACCGcag AGCTCGCTCAAGAACTCGGGCAGGAGGAAAAAACGCACGTCTTTCAAGCGCAGGACGAGCAAGAAGGGGCCGGAC GACTCCAAATGGCGCCCGTTCGTGCTGAAGCCCCTCCCCTCGCCGCTCATGAAGCCCATCCTGGTCTTTGTCAACCCCAAGAGCGGAGGCAACCAG GGCGCCAAGGTTCTCCAGATGTTCATGTGGATCCTGAACCCGCGGCAAGTCTTTGACCTGTCGAAGGGCGGTCTCCGAGAGGC CTTGGACTTGTATCGGAAAGTGCCAAACTTGCGCATCCTGGCCTGCGGCGGGGACGGAACG GTGGGCTGGATCCTGTCCACGCTGGACGAGCTGCAGATGAACCCCCGGCCTCCGGTGGCCGTCCTTCCTCTGGGAACGGGAAATGACCTGGCCAGGACGCTAAACTGGGGCGGG GGCTACGCGGACGAACCCGTGTCCAAAGTGCTGGGCCACGTGGAGGACGGATCGGTGGTGCAGCTGGACAGGTGGAACCTGCAGGTGGAGAAGAAGGGCGCGGAGACGCTCCCCGAGGACGGCACGCAAACG CTCCCGCTCAACGTCTTCAACAACTACTTCAGTCTGGGCTTCGACGCTCACGTCACGCTGGAGTTCCACGAGTCCAGAG AGGCCAACCCCGAAAAGTTTAACAGTCGCTTCCGTAACAAGATGTTCTATGCAGGA GCCGCCTTCTCCGATTTCCTCCAGAGGAGCTCCAGGGACTTGTCCAAGCACGTCCGAGTGGTGGTGAGCCAAAAGAGCATCAGGCCCGCCCGCCGGCCCGTTTTGGGATCGGAGGGCTCTCGCCTCGGTCGGCGTCCCATCCGTTTTTGCCCGAGCGGTCGGTGGTCAGCCGCCAGGTCCGCCCGGTCAAAATGGACGGGAGCCAAAACGGGAACGCCGATAACCTTTTGCTTTTCTACCTGCTATCTCCCGGGCGCGGGCGGCGGGCGGCAGTGCGACGGCACCGACCTGACTCCAAAAATCCAGGAGTTGAAATTACAGTGCATCGTGTTTCTCAACATTCCCAG GTACTGCGCGGGCACCGTGCCGTGGGGGAACACCGGCGACCACCGCGACTTTGAGCCGCAGCGACACGACGACGGGCGCATCGAGGTCATCGGCTTCACCGTGGCCTCGCTG GCGGCGCTGCAGGTGGGAGGCCACGGCGAGCGGCTGCACCAGTGCCGCGAGGCGCTCCTCACCACCTTCAAGACGGTGCCCGTTCAG GTGGACGGCGAGCCCTGCCGATTGGCGCCCTCCACGCTGCGCATCTCGCTACGCAACCAGGCCAACATGGTCCAGAAGAGCAAGCGGCGCACCTCGGTGCCCCTCCTCAACGA TATTCAGAAGGTGTGTACAGCTGATCTGCGCCGCCTCTCCGCTCCCCCCGACTCCTTCTCCGT CCCTCGCGCCGTCCCGGAGCGTCTGCGGCTGCGCGTCAACCGCGTGGGCCTGCGCGAGTACGAGCGCCTGCAGTATGACAAGGAGCGGCTGAGGGACATTT CGCTCCCCGTGGGCATCGTGGTGGTGAGAGGCGACTGCGACCTGGAGACCTGCAGACTCTACATTGAGCGACTGCAAGAG GATTTGCACCAAGCGCCCTCCTTCGGTCAGCGAGTGCACTACCAG GACGAGAGCCGGGGCCTGCGCGGGAGCGGCTCGGGCGCCGGACTTTCTCCCAGCTGGAGCTTCTTGGACT CCACGTCGGCCGATCGCTTCTATCGCATCGACAAGGCTCAG GAGCACCTCCATTTCGTGACGGAGATTTGCCAGGACGAGGTCTTCATCCTGGACCACCAGAGCCCCCTGCCGTCCTCGGGCGGCATGCCCGACCTGGTGGCGGAGCCCAACGCCGG tGGCCCCCCGACCGCCGAGGAACAAG CTCTGCTGACGGCCGCCGGCTCGGGGGATTTCTCCACG CTGTCGGAGTGCGTGCGGGGCGGCGTCAGCCTGCTGGCGCGAGACGCCGCCGGCTGCTCGGCCTTACACAGAGCCTCGCAGAAAGGACACGCCCAGCTGGTGGTCTTCATCCTGCAGCAAG GATCCAAAGTGCTTCTGGACTTGCCCGACAGAGAAAA GGGGGACACGGCCTTGCACAAAGCCGCCTCGGAGAAGCGGCACGCCGTGTGCCGGCTGCTGGTGGAGGCGGGCGCGTCGCTTGGGAAGACCAACTTTCAG GGCAAGACGCCGGCGGAGCAAGCGGAGGGAGATTCGGAGTTGACCTCCTACCTGAGCGGCCAAAACCACGCTCCGGCACCCCGCGAGGACTTGGAGACGGCGGTCTGA
- the dgki gene encoding diacylglycerol kinase iota isoform X5 codes for MEPRTSTAEDRVGSEPRTLAATATVEEQPRIVPCGGTAAELGADGGGGESESGAGSEDTSAGCCSDTLGSLPDVEHESLEDKLRGLAFKKQTSYRKAISRSGLQHLGPPASWPASNGAGQDPRGVTDWTENAVNGDHLWMETSCSGELCYLGEDACLLKATSALRRKCAACKIVVHASCVEQLEKINFRCKPTFREGGSRCLRDNLLRHHWVHRRRQEGKCKQCGKGFQQKFFHSKDIIAISCSWCKQAFHNKVTCFMLHQIEEPCALGAHAAVIVPPSWIVKVRRPQSSLKNSGRRKKRTSFKRRTSKKGPDDSKWRPFVLKPLPSPLMKPILVFVNPKSGGNQGAKVLQMFMWILNPRQVFDLSKGGLREALDLYRKVPNLRILACGGDGTVGWILSTLDELQMNPRPPVAVLPLGTGNDLARTLNWGGGYADEPVSKVLGHVEDGSVVQLDRWNLQVEKKGAETLPEDGTQTLPLNVFNNYFSLGFDAHVTLEFHESREANPEKFNSRFRNKMFYAGAAFSDFLQRSSRDLSKHVRVVVSQKSIRPARRPVLGSEGSRLGRRPIRFCPSGRWSAARSARSKWTGAKTGTPITFCFSTCYLPGAGGGRQCDGTDLTPKIQELKLQCIVFLNIPRYCAGTVPWGNTGDHRDFEPQRHDDGRIEVIGFTVASLAALQVGGHGERLHQCREALLTTFKTVPVQVDGEPCRLAPSTLRISLRNQANMVQKSKRRTSVPLLNDIQKVCTADLRRLSAPPDSFSVPRAVPERLRLRVNRVGLREYERLQYDKERLRDISLPVGIVVVRGDCDLETCRLYIERLQEDLHQAPSFGQRVHYQDESRGLRGSGSGAGLSPSWSFLDSTSADRFYRIDKAQEHLHFVTEICQDEVFILDHQSPLPSSGGMPDLVAEPNAGGPPTAEEQALLTAAGSGDFSTLSECVRGGVSLLARDAAGCSALHRASQKGHAQLVVFILQQGSKVLLDLPDREKGDTALHKAASEKRHAVCRLLVEAGASLGKTNFQGKTPAEQAEGDSELTSYLSGQNHAPAPREDLETAV; via the exons ATGGAGCCCCGGACGTCGACGGCTGAAGACCGCGTCGGCTCGGAGCCTCGAACGTTGGCGGCAACGGCGACGGTGGAGGAGCAGCCCCGGATTGTGCCGTGCGGGGGCACCGCCGCCGAACTCGGAGCcgacggcggcggtggcgagTCCGAATCCGGCGCAGGCTCCGAGGACACCTCGGCGGGATGCTGCAGCGACACGCTCGGCAGCCTGCCAGACGTGGAGCACGAGAGCCTGGAGGACAAGTTGAGGGGGCTGGCCTTCAAGAAGCAGACGTCCTATCG GAAAGCCATCTCGCGTTCGGGCCTGCAGCACTTGGGACCGCCCGCCTCGTGGCCGGCCTCCAACGGAGCCGGCCAGGACCCCCGCGGCGTGACGGACTGGACG GAGAACGCCGTCAACGGCGACCACCTGTGGATGGAGACCAGCTGCTCGGGCGAGCTCTGCTACTTGGGGGAGGACGCCTGCCTGCTCAAGGCCACG TCGGCGCTCCGGAGGAAGTGCGCCGCCTGCAAGATCGTGGTTCACGCCAGCTGCGTGGAGCAGTTGGAAAAG ATCAACTTCAGGTGCAAGCCCACGTTCAGAGAGGGAGGCTCGCGTTGCCTCAGAGAC AACCTGCTGAGGCATCACTGGGTACACCGGCGCAGACAGGAGGGCAAATGCAAACAGTGCGGAAAG GGATTCCAGCAAAAGTTTTTCCACAGCAAAGACATCATCGCCATTAGCTGTTCCTGGTGCAAACAGGCA TTCCACAACAAGGTGACGTGCTTCATGCTCCACCAGATCGAAGAGCCGTGCGCGCTGGGGGCGCACGCCGCCGTCATCGTGCCTCCGTCGTGGATCGTCAAAGTCAGGAGACCGcag AGCTCGCTCAAGAACTCGGGCAGGAGGAAAAAACGCACGTCTTTCAAGCGCAGGACGAGCAAGAAGGGGCCGGAC GACTCCAAATGGCGCCCGTTCGTGCTGAAGCCCCTCCCCTCGCCGCTCATGAAGCCCATCCTGGTCTTTGTCAACCCCAAGAGCGGAGGCAACCAG GGCGCCAAGGTTCTCCAGATGTTCATGTGGATCCTGAACCCGCGGCAAGTCTTTGACCTGTCGAAGGGCGGTCTCCGAGAGGC CTTGGACTTGTATCGGAAAGTGCCAAACTTGCGCATCCTGGCCTGCGGCGGGGACGGAACG GTGGGCTGGATCCTGTCCACGCTGGACGAGCTGCAGATGAACCCCCGGCCTCCGGTGGCCGTCCTTCCTCTGGGAACGGGAAATGACCTGGCCAGGACGCTAAACTGGGGCGGG GGCTACGCGGACGAACCCGTGTCCAAAGTGCTGGGCCACGTGGAGGACGGATCGGTGGTGCAGCTGGACAGGTGGAACCTGCAGGTGGAGAAGAAGGGCGCGGAGACGCTCCCCGAGGACGGCACGCAAACG CTCCCGCTCAACGTCTTCAACAACTACTTCAGTCTGGGCTTCGACGCTCACGTCACGCTGGAGTTCCACGAGTCCAGAG AGGCCAACCCCGAAAAGTTTAACAGTCGCTTCCGTAACAAGATGTTCTATGCAGGA GCCGCCTTCTCCGATTTCCTCCAGAGGAGCTCCAGGGACTTGTCCAAGCACGTCCGAGTGGTGGTGAGCCAAAAGAGCATCAGGCCCGCCCGCCGGCCCGTTTTGGGATCGGAGGGCTCTCGCCTCGGTCGGCGTCCCATCCGTTTTTGCCCGAGCGGTCGGTGGTCAGCCGCCAGGTCCGCCCGGTCAAAATGGACGGGAGCCAAAACGGGAACGCCGATAACCTTTTGCTTTTCTACCTGCTATCTCCCGGGCGCGGGCGGCGGGCGGCAGTGCGACGGCACCGACCTGACTCCAAAAATCCAGGAGTTGAAATTACAGTGCATCGTGTTTCTCAACATTCCCAG GTACTGCGCGGGCACCGTGCCGTGGGGGAACACCGGCGACCACCGCGACTTTGAGCCGCAGCGACACGACGACGGGCGCATCGAGGTCATCGGCTTCACCGTGGCCTCGCTG GCGGCGCTGCAGGTGGGAGGCCACGGCGAGCGGCTGCACCAGTGCCGCGAGGCGCTCCTCACCACCTTCAAGACGGTGCCCGTTCAG GTGGACGGCGAGCCCTGCCGATTGGCGCCCTCCACGCTGCGCATCTCGCTACGCAACCAGGCCAACATGGTCCAGAAGAGCAAGCGGCGCACCTCGGTGCCCCTCCTCAACGA TATTCAGAAGGTGTGTACAGCTGATCTGCGCCGCCTCTCCGCTCCCCCCGACTCCTTCTCCGT CCCTCGCGCCGTCCCGGAGCGTCTGCGGCTGCGCGTCAACCGCGTGGGCCTGCGCGAGTACGAGCGCCTGCAGTATGACAAGGAGCGGCTGAGGGACATTT CGCTCCCCGTGGGCATCGTGGTGGTGAGAGGCGACTGCGACCTGGAGACCTGCAGACTCTACATTGAGCGACTGCAAGAG GATTTGCACCAAGCGCCCTCCTTCGGTCAGCGAGTGCACTACCAG GACGAGAGCCGGGGCCTGCGCGGGAGCGGCTCGGGCGCCGGACTTTCTCCCAGCTGGAGCTTCTTGGACT CCACGTCGGCCGATCGCTTCTATCGCATCGACAAGGCTCAG GAGCACCTCCATTTCGTGACGGAGATTTGCCAGGACGAGGTCTTCATCCTGGACCACCAGAGCCCCCTGCCGTCCTCGGGCGGCATGCCCGACCTGGTGGCGGAGCCCAACGCCGG tGGCCCCCCGACCGCCGAGGAACAAG CTCTGCTGACGGCCGCCGGCTCGGGGGATTTCTCCACG CTGTCGGAGTGCGTGCGGGGCGGCGTCAGCCTGCTGGCGCGAGACGCCGCCGGCTGCTCGGCCTTACACAGAGCCTCGCAGAAAGGACACGCCCAGCTGGTGGTCTTCATCCTGCAGCAAG GATCCAAAGTGCTTCTGGACTTGCCCGACAGAGAAAA GGGGGACACGGCCTTGCACAAAGCCGCCTCGGAGAAGCGGCACGCCGTGTGCCGGCTGCTGGTGGAGGCGGGCGCGTCGCTTGGGAAGACCAACTTTCAG GGCAAGACGCCGGCGGAGCAAGCGGAGGGAGATTCGGAGTTGACCTCCTACCTGAGCGGCCAAAACCACGCTCCGGCACCCCGCGAGGACTTGGAGACGGCGGTCTGA